CGAACTCTTGATCGTGATCATCGTCCTGGCCGTCTTGGCCGCGATCGCGGTCCCGCGGTTCATGGACTCTGGCGAGCGTGCCAAGGAGGCGAGCCTTCGGGCCAACCTGAAGCTCGTCCGAAACGCCGTCCTGAGCTTCTATTCCGATACGGGCTACTATCCGTCCACCTTGGCGGACCTGACGGGCGCGGGCGCCCCGGCCAACGGGAAAGACCGGACGGGGGCGTTCCGGGCCATCACCAGTGCCAACTATCGCGGCCCTTATTTGTACGAGGTCCCCTCGGATCCCGTCTCAGGGGCGTCGTTCACCTACGGAGCCACGCTGCCCAATGTGGGCAAGGTCACGTCGTCCGCTGCTGGAAACGGGCTCGACGGCACGGCTTACAACACTTGGTGAGCCGGGTCTAGAGCTTGGCCATCAGGCATTCACGGATCTGGCCGTCGCTGAACATGCCTTCCGTCCTAAGCGCATAGGCGCACCGCATGTCCAAGACTCCGCCTTCAAAGGTCATAGCCATGTCCGACCGGTCCTTGACGTTGGAGAGTCGGACGACCTTCAAGCTGTCCCGAACCGCTTCCTTGCCCATATCGTCGGTGCAGATCGTGCGCAAAGCCATGTTGAGCCGGTGACAGGACAGGTTGTCGAGAAAATTGAGGCCCTCCAGATCGTCTTCCAACGTCGACCAGTCGACTTCATAAGGAACAGCGGCGCCACAGATCTCCTCGATCTCCTTGACCCGGCCGGGAAGGACCTCCTCCTGTAGCTCTTTGATCTTCCTCTTTTCGTTCAGTCCCATCCCGTCTATCTTGCACGGGCGACGGACCTTCCCGCTCGGACCGGTCGCGAAAATGGCCTTCCGCTCATGGGGAACGCTTGACCCGGTTCGACGCAACGTCGTTTCCCTGCCAGGGCGTAATCTCTGGAACGTGGGCGACATTCTGATCCGGGCCGTGTCCGCAGTCGTAGACTGGGCGTTCGTCCGGACGGGTTGGACACTGCCACGGGTCAGGAAGGTCGGCGATGTGATCGTCGCGCGCTCGCCCGTCATCCTCGGTGCCCTGACGCTGGGAGGAAGCGCCAGGACCGTCATGATCGACCTCAAGGCGCACTGCGTCCGCATCAGGGACAGAAGGCTCTGGTTGATCCGTTACGGCCGCGTCCTCACATTCCCGCAGATCGCGGCGGTCGAGTACGGGTACGTCGATCTCAATCGGGCCGGGGACTTCGTACCGTTCAACAGTCGCCAGGAAAGTGACGTCTACGAAGTCGGGCTGAGGTTGGTCTCAGGAGAGTCCCTCCTTCTGTTCCAGTTCCGGGGCGAAGGGGCGTGGGACAATTCGGGGCCGCTTCCCGACTGGATGTACCCGTTCGACCAGGCCGAAGCGGCCCTGACCATCGGTGAGCAAGAACAGATGAGCCGGCTCTTCGCCGAAGTCGTCTCGTCGCGACTCGGCGTGCCGTTGACCGAAGTCCTTTAGGCGACCCGGCGCCCGCGCCGGACGAAGCGACCCCCTTCCAGTCCGCTTTGGGCCTGTTCCGGCCTTGGCGGGGGAGGGGGTCGATCGTGTCCGCGTCAGCTGCCCTGGGACTTGGCGATGATCTCGTTCGCGATGTTCGTCGGCACTTCTTCGTAGTGCGACGGCGTCACGTTCGGGGTCGCACGGCCTTGAGTCAACGACCGGAGGGTCGTGACATAACCGAACATCTCGCTGAGCGGGACATGGGCCGAAATGATGGTCACGCCACCGGGGGCGGCGTCCATCTTTTCGATCCGTCCGCGCCGACCGTTGAGGTCACCGATGACGTCGCCCGTGTTCTGTTCGGGAGTCGTGACCTCGACGTGCATGATCGGCTCCTTCAGCACCGGGGTCGCCTTCTTCATGCACTCCCTGAAGCCCAAGATGCCGGCCTGCTTGAACGCGTTTTCGTTCGAGTCGACTTCGTGGTAGCTGCCGTCCACGACGCTGATCTTCACGTCGACGACCGGATAGCCTGCGATGACGCCGCTCAGCATCGCCTCACGGACGCCCTTTTCGATGGCCGGAACGTACTCCTTAGGGATCGATCCGCCGACCAGCTTGTTCTCGAAGACGAAACCCTTGCCGACTTCGAGCGGCTCGATCTCGAGGATACAGACGCCGTATTGGCCCGAACCGCCCGTCTGCCTGACGAAGCGGCCCTCGGCCTTCGACTTGCTGCGGACGGTCTCGCGATAAGCGACCTGGGGTTTGCCCTGGTTGGCCTGGACACCGAACTCCCGGTTGAGGCGGTCGACGATGATCTCGAGGTGCAGTTCGCCCATGCCGCTGATGATCGTCTGGCCGCTTTCAGCGTCGGTCTGGACGCGGAACGTCGGGTCTTCTTCGGCAAGACGCATCAGGCTGCTGCCCAGTTTTTCCTGGTCGGCGCGGCTCTTAGGTTCGATCGCGATCTGGATGACGGGCTCGGGGAATTTGATGCTTTCCAGGGTCAGCGGTTTCGAGGTGTCGCAGACCGTCTGGCCGGTTTTGACGTCGTTCAGGCCGATGACGCCGACGATCTCGCCCGCGTACACCTCGTCCGTGTCCTCGCGCTTATTGGCGTGCATCTCTAGGATGCGGCCGACGCGCTCGTTCCGGGTCCGGAGGTCGTTCGTCTGCGGGTCACGGTAACAGACCGTGACCTGGCTTCCCTTCTTCAGAATGCCGCTGTAGACCCGGACGTACGTCAGTCGGCCGACGAACTTGTCGCTCTGGATCTTGAACGCGAGAGCGCTGAACGGGTCGGAGTCGCTTGGGCTGCGTTCGACGTCCGTCTCGCTGTTCGGGTCGAGACCTTTCACCGCACCGATATCGATCGGGGACGGCAGATAGTCGATGACCGCGTCGCACAGCGCTTGCACGCCTTTGTTCTTAAAGCTCGAACCGCACAGGACGGGGACGACGCTTCCGGCGATCGTGCCGGCGCGCAAGGCCTTCTTGAGGTCCTGGAGAGGGATCTCTTCGCCCTCGAGGAAGCGCTCCATGATGCTGTCGTCGAAGTCGGAGATCGACTCGATCAACTTCTCGCGGTACTCCGCAGCGACGTTCACGAGGTCGGTGGGGATGTCGCGGACTTCGAACTGTTTGCCGTCGTCCGACGTATAGACCGTAGCCTTCATCGTCAGGACGTCGATGTAGCCCTTGAATTCGCTTTCGGCCCCGATCGGGATCATGATCGGAGCGGCATTGGCGCCCAGGCGCTCCCTCATACGCCCGACGACTTGGAAAAAGTCCGCACCAAGGCGGTCCATCTTGTTGATGTACGCGATGCGCGGGACGCCGTACTTGTTCGCCTGGCGCCACACGGTCTCCGACTGGGGCTGGACGCCGCCGACCGCGCAGTAGACCGCGACGAGGCCGTCCAGGACGCGGAGCGAACGCTCGACCTCGACCGTAAAGTCGACGTGGCCGGGCGTGTCGATGATGTTGATCTTATGTTCGGGCTTGTCCTGGGCGCTTCCCCGCCAGAAACAGCTCGTCGCGGCGGACGTGATCGTGATGCCGCGCTCCTGCTCCTGCTCCATCCAGTCCATGGTCGCCGCACCTTCGTGGACCTCGCCCAACTTATGGGTCTTGCCCGTGTAATAGAGGATGCGCTCCGTCGTCGTCGTCTTACCCGCGTCGATGTGCGCGGCGATGCCGATGTTACGGATGAGTTCGATGGGATGGCTTCGAGGCATTGCAGGTCCAGGTTTGAGGGTTGGAAGGGGTCCGACAAGACGACGCGAGTGGTGAAGACCACCCGCGACACCCTAGATTATATCCGGCAGGCCCGAGACCTATTAGGCCGGCTCCGGCCCACCTAAGCGCGAACCCGGCGCGACTGAAGGGACCGTCGGCCCCGGAAACATGCCGGTTCCGGGCCACGAGCGTCCACGGCTAGCGTTCTACTAGCGGGTTCCGTCGCATGGTACATCGATGCGGGCGTTGACGACACTTCTGCTTACGGCCGGTACGGCCCTCACGGCGTCGGCCGATTTCGGCTACTCCGACTTTTCAGACACTTCGGGGTTGCAACTGAACGGTACGGCCCACCAGTTCGGCAACGTGGTCCGGATGACCGACGACGGGATCGGCGACCAGGCCGGAAACATGTGGCAGACCGACCTCCAAGGGGTCGGCAACGGGTTTTCGACCACGTTCCAGTTCCGTTGCGACGGCACGGGCGAGGCTCCGGCCGACGGCATGGCGTTCGGCATCCAGGCGGTCGGGACGACCGAAATGGGCAACGGCGGCGGCGACAACGCGATGGGCGGTCTTTGGGGGTCCGTCGTGGTCAACTTCCAGTCGTTCTGGAACTCCGTCCAGATCATCGCCGTGGATCCGTCCGGAAACCTGGTGTCCTTCGACCAGGTCGCCTTTAGCGGCCTCCACCGCACCGATCCGTGGACGGCGGTGGTCTCCTATGACGCAGCGAGCCACGATTGGAGGGTCTCCCTCGACGGGACACCCGTCATCGGGTCGAACTTCGACCTTGTGAGCGCCGTAGGCTCGGTCGACGCTTACGTCGGGCTCGGGGCCGGTACGGGGCTCGGCTACGACGCGAACGATGCCCTGAGTTGGTCCGTACAGACCGTTCCAGAACCGTCGGCTCTGGCCGTGCTTGTCGGAGGCGGGGTCATGGCCCGTAGGCGGCGGGCACGCGCTACCTAGGTTTGCGCCCGGAGAGGAGAGGAAGCCAGTGGCTCCGGAAAGACCGGGGCCCTGCTTCCGTTAGGGGGGATGTATGATCTGGCGGCCGATGACCGTGCACGTCCAGCTCTTCGGAGGGTTCCGTGTGACCGTCGGCGGTCGTCCCGTCGAACTCAAGGGCCGGACGGAGAGCCGCATCTTGGCCCGCGTCTGTCTGGCTGGAGGAAGCCCGGTTTCCCGGCGGACCGTCGCGGCCGACCTCTGGCCGGACTGCGACTTCGACGTCTCGGGCAACCGCCTACGCACCGGCCTCGTCGGGCTCCGCAAGGCGTTAGGTCCCGTTTCGGGGATCGTGGCCGACCACCGCTCGTTCGCCGTCGACCCGAGCACGCTTTCGTCGGACGTCGCCAAGGCCTTAGAGGCCGAAAAGGCGGCCAAACGGGCGTTCTCGGACGAAGAGCGAGTGCTTTGGTCGACGGTCCTCGCAGAAACGACTTCGTCCTGTCTGTTGCCCGAATGGGACGACGAGTGGGTGGTCGCGGCGAGGACCAGGTGGGGCCAAATCCATGTCGAGGCTTGCCTGCAACGGTGCGGCATCGCGGTGCGGACGAACGACCTGGAAGCCGCGGCGACATGGGCGGGGAAAGCGCTGGACGCCGATCCGTACT
This genomic interval from Armatimonadota bacterium contains the following:
- a CDS encoding prepilin-type N-terminal cleavage/methylation domain-containing protein; the encoded protein is MILTVGRTLRSLDRGDRGFTLVELLIVIIVLAVLAAIAVPRFMDSGERAKEASLRANLKLVRNAVLSFYSDTGYYPSTLADLTGAGAPANGKDRTGAFRAITSANYRGPYLYEVPSDPVSGASFTYGATLPNVGKVTSSAAGNGLDGTAYNTW
- the fusA gene encoding elongation factor G gives rise to the protein MPRSHPIELIRNIGIAAHIDAGKTTTTERILYYTGKTHKLGEVHEGAATMDWMEQEQERGITITSAATSCFWRGSAQDKPEHKINIIDTPGHVDFTVEVERSLRVLDGLVAVYCAVGGVQPQSETVWRQANKYGVPRIAYINKMDRLGADFFQVVGRMRERLGANAAPIMIPIGAESEFKGYIDVLTMKATVYTSDDGKQFEVRDIPTDLVNVAAEYREKLIESISDFDDSIMERFLEGEEIPLQDLKKALRAGTIAGSVVPVLCGSSFKNKGVQALCDAVIDYLPSPIDIGAVKGLDPNSETDVERSPSDSDPFSALAFKIQSDKFVGRLTYVRVYSGILKKGSQVTVCYRDPQTNDLRTRNERVGRILEMHANKREDTDEVYAGEIVGVIGLNDVKTGQTVCDTSKPLTLESIKFPEPVIQIAIEPKSRADQEKLGSSLMRLAEEDPTFRVQTDAESGQTIISGMGELHLEIIVDRLNREFGVQANQGKPQVAYRETVRSKSKAEGRFVRQTGGSGQYGVCILEIEPLEVGKGFVFENKLVGGSIPKEYVPAIEKGVREAMLSGVIAGYPVVDVKISVVDGSYHEVDSNENAFKQAGILGFRECMKKATPVLKEPIMHVEVTTPEQNTGDVIGDLNGRRGRIEKMDAAPGGVTIISAHVPLSEMFGYVTTLRSLTQGRATPNVTPSHYEEVPTNIANEIIAKSQGS
- a CDS encoding PEP-CTERM sorting domain-containing protein (PEP-CTERM proteins occur, often in large numbers, in the proteomes of bacteria that also encode an exosortase, a predicted intramembrane cysteine proteinase. The presence of a PEP-CTERM domain at a protein's C-terminus predicts cleavage within the sorting domain, followed by covalent anchoring to some some component of the (usually Gram-negative) cell surface. Many PEP-CTERM proteins exhibit an unusual sequence composition that includes large numbers of potential glycosylation sites. Expression of one such protein has been shown restore the ability of a bacterium to form floc, a type of biofilm.) is translated as MRALTTLLLTAGTALTASADFGYSDFSDTSGLQLNGTAHQFGNVVRMTDDGIGDQAGNMWQTDLQGVGNGFSTTFQFRCDGTGEAPADGMAFGIQAVGTTEMGNGGGDNAMGGLWGSVVVNFQSFWNSVQIIAVDPSGNLVSFDQVAFSGLHRTDPWTAVVSYDAASHDWRVSLDGTPVIGSNFDLVSAVGSVDAYVGLGAGTGLGYDANDALSWSVQTVPEPSALAVLVGGGVMARRRRARAT